The window CAGGTTATTTTTTAGTTTTACGCTCTTAGGGAGGTTTTCTTTAGATATTTTTTCCAGATGAGAAATATCAAACTGAAACTTCTCCCTGGTTTCATTTTTTGATTCATCCCGTTTGAATTGTTTATGGTAATAAAAATCAGCGGCTTTTAATGGTTTATTTTCTTTATGTTGTTCGACTGAGATAGCCGAAATAGATATAACAGAAAGCAAAAGAAGCAAATACTTAAAACTTCGCACAACAGTTCCTTGTAATAAATAGTGAAATCCAGTCTATTAATCGAGCTTTTTATGGCTTAATATTGCTCTGAATTAATATATTATTTGTACATCAGTACAAGTTTTAAACATAATTGTAACATTTTTCAAATAATTTCTAGTTTTAAATACAAAATGAGTAGGTGTTATTTTGCCCTTAAAGTTCATCTACCTTTTAACGATCCCTGATCAATATGACCAATTAACGAGCTACCGGCTATCCTCCCCTGTCACAACCTTTAAGAGGATGATTCCAATTTGAGCAGTGATATTCCCATTTTATTTGTGAATTTCCCTAACGTCTAAAAAGCATAGTCACTCTATTCTGTGTAATTCAGTACGTATGGATAAAGCTTGTGATTTAAGTACTTTTAGGCGCCTGAATATGAGTACAGCCGTGAAAAATCGGCCAAGATTAGGTTTGTAAATAAACCCCGTTGTCGGGATAGTTCTTAATTTGTCGAACGTCTGCTTTGGATAAATTTAAAATTATTTGAAAAACCGAGTAATACACTAGAATATGAAACACTCGTTGAGCGATTTAAGCAGTGTATTGCGTCCATCGGTTGAACTTACAGAACAAAATGGTTATACAGAACGCGGTAGTAATCGTAAAAATTAGCTTAAAATGAGCAGATCTGTCTTATGACAAAGCCTTGTTCAAGGTTGGTCGGCTTACACCAAAATGCTCAGCCACCTCTGATTTAGTAACCAAAGGATCTAGTAGCATTGCTTTGGCTTGTTTTATGTCTTTCTGACTAAGTTTGGGTTTTCGGCCCCCTTTTCTCCCTCTGGCTCTTGCTGCCGCCAAACCTGCGTTGGTTCTCTCAACTATCAATCTGCGTTCAAATTGAGCGATTGCACTGATCATATGAAAAATAAGCTCGCCAGAAGCCGTGGTTGTGTCGATACTTTCATTTAAGCTAATAAACTGAACTTCTTTCTGTTTAAAGCTTTCAATTAGCTCGATTAAGTCTTTAACGCTACGACCTAGCCTATCGAGTCGCTGCACTACTACAATATCGCCAGAACGGAGCGCATCAAGCATTCGTTCAAGCTCAGGCCTGGATTTTAACTTACCACTATATTTTTCGCGGTAGATTCGCTTGCACCCAGCGACCTCCAACGCATCGATCTGCGCATTGTCAGATTGTTCATCCGTACTGACTCTCGCATAACCTAGTTTCATACCCACCTCAAACAAACGTACGTTTACTTTACATAGATAACTTTACGAGTTTATTTACACACCAGCAAGTAAAAAAAGTTAATTAGTTACCGACAACAAACGTGTAAAAGAAACGGTCGTTTGATTTACACATTTCCTAGCTTGAACCACCTTTACTTCTTAATTTTGACGCCATCCTTTCTAACACATCTGCCATATCCTGTTCGCTCTCCGATTCTCCAGTGTTAGGGGATAGGCAACTCATAATCTCAGACTGTCTATAATCTGGAACCGTACCGTAGCTGCTAAAGGAGGTTAAAACCTTGCTATGACCTAAATTTTGACTCCAAGCTTTAAACTCTTCTGGAGTCTTACAAACTTGTTCACCTAATAGAACCAACGTATTTCGAAAGCTATGAGGGTTGAAATAAGGCAGGTTTACATTTGTAAAAGCTGTTTTAAAAATATCTCTGATCGGTCCGGCTGTTTTCCAATGCTCTCTTGAAAGACCTACGGCTTCAAAACGATGGTGCTTGTTAGGAGTAACCAGAGATTTGGGAAATAATGGGTCATCCGGTCCAAAAAGGAGTTCATCAGTCAAGTACTGCACCCAGTCGCTTAAAATTTCGACAGCGAGGTCATCCACTGGGAAAAAGTAAGTGTTAAATGACTTACTGTACTTGGTTTTTACTTCCCTAGCATCTTGTGTAAGCTTCCTAGCGTTCAAGTCAATATGTTTAAGCTTTAGGGAAGCGATAGCACTATCGCGCGCTCCCGTTAATATCGTTAAAGCTAATAGTGCCCTATTCCTCTTTTCAATACCCGTATTGATTGGCATGGATTCAAGCAAATGTGTTATCTGTTGCAACGACGGTACCGGCTTCTCCCGTCTGGCATTGGCGATACGGGTAGATTTCTCAGATAGATTGAAATATTCCGCATCACGGTAGTCTATCCGGGACTTGTAACCGGGTTCACGGGAAAGCCACTGGAAGAAACGCTTCAAATGCCGCAACTGGCTATTTATCGTAGCTTTGCTTAATAGCTTGCCTGTCTTTGGGTTCAACTGCTGCTCTAAATGCCTCTTAAAGCCTATTGCTTGTTGGAAATGAAACCTTTCAAAGCCTTTATAGTTTGTGTACCGCTCAAAGCGAGCTATGGCTGCAACAACACTATCTAATGAAGCTTCATTTTGCCCTTTTGCATGCTGAAGGAAATCCAAATAATCCTTAGTGGTTCTAATGTTTTTTGAGTGATAATTTTTCATGTTTCATTCTCCATCCTTGAAAGCACCATTAACGCGAGGATCAGCCCCCCCGTCTATGTGTATTTCACCCATCGGTAAAATTGAGCCAAGTTTTGACTTGAGTTGCTTAAATTGCTGTTGATTAATGAACTTATTCGCCTTAGTTGAACAGACGTTACAAAAACCTGTGATAACGCCGGTTCTATTATCAGTTGGGTAAACTTCAACAAAAACTTGAGATGAAGATCTAGACTGCCGACATTTGCAGCAAAAGAACTCGCCAAGACCACAAGGTTTCTTGTGCTCGGTATTTCTGTTTCGAATAAAAGTTTTCAAGTCGGTGCCGCGAATCAAATACGGGCGCTTATTGTCGACGATAGGAAGCCCATCATATTTGATCCAACGAGCAACAGTATTCTTATGGATATCCAACGTATACGCGGCTTCCTGGATCGTATAAGAACGATACTTTTTTATCCTGTTGGGGTTTAATCGCTTAGGCATTGCCATCGTCCCCCTGGCTTCTCTCAATGCAATCGGCTACCCAATTATCAATATCAGATTCAACCCAGCCTACAGCCCGTCCGCGGCCGCCTAAAGAGATACTTTTTGGAAATTCACCGTTGTTGATCCGTAAATAAATACTGCTTCTCGATAACCCCGTTTTTTGGATAACTTCGGGGAGTCTTAAAATCTTATGAGCCATAGTGATTCCTCCTTGGAATATGGCCACAGATTAAGCATGTAAAACTAGGAATTGAAGTTATTAATTCCTAATAGGAATACTACTCGCCTAATAGGAATTTAATTAGAATTCTGGCTTGGATTTTGCTGGTTAATTGTTTCTGAAAGATGTGTATGGTTGGGCTTTCTTACAGATTTTTCGAATAGTGTCATCACTAAGTGAGTGGCCATTTAACTTGCACAACTCTTCAAGGAAACCGGAAATGCCAGGGGCTGTAGGATCAATCCCTTGATTGTTCATAAGGGCCCCTATGAGTTTAAAGAAAGATGTGTCCTTAATAGGAGAAACATCCGATTTTTGCTTATCTATCCCCTTCAGGCTATCAACGTAAGCCTGTATAACCTCAGTTCGAATCGCAAAATGGTAATCGTGGTCAAAAAGCCGCCCTGAAGACGTGTAATTCATCGGTAATGGTCTAGGGTCTTCAACAGCCTCGACCGATTCTAAATGGCCATTAGCGCTTGTTAAGAGGCCTGATTCAATACCATGCTGTCCCTGCCCTGATTTCCCAATGGCGTCAGAGACTAGTTCTCCATCTAATTCTCTGTTCCACTTTTGTAATTGAGCATATTGGTCTCCTTGTTGAAGCAATACACCGTCTAGGCAACTTAGCGTTATTTCTGGTCCACCGATGATTGCCTGGAATGCATCTTCAAGGTCTAAAGACTCAGCACCTAGATTAGAGAGCTGCCATAAACCAGAAATCGTGTTTACCTCAACTCCTAGGAAAATCCAGCTTTCGTTACCAATGTATATGTAGTCATCCGAAGGTAACAAGGAATAATCATCTATATCCTTGACGGAAAACAAAGGAGATTCGACCTTGGAAAAATCAACATCATTTGTACTTATAATCTTTCCAAGCCGTGCATGAGCGTGATTAACCAGAAAAACTGACATTTCAAGCTTTTTTTCTATTGAAAGTCGAAGTAAATCCGATTCCGTGACTTCTTCGCCTAGCTCACTAGACAATACCCTAGCGGCTTCGCTAAGCGTCAACCAATCCCTGCTCAGTGATACCTTACTCATTTTAAATTCCCTGTTCCATTCTAACGTAGCAAGTAGCTGGCTATTGATTACTCTCGCTTCATTGATATCTGCTGCATAATAGGACGAATATTCTTGTCATTTAGTTTCTTACCCGTTGCTGCTTCTTCAATGTAATTGGACCACCAATTCATCAAGACACGTCTTCTTTCCAGATAGTCTGCTCTATTGTATGCCCGGCGTACTTCATTCCCGTCTACATGTGCCAATGCTGCCTCAATCACTTCAGGATCATGTCCACACTCATTCAGAGTCGTACTGGCAATAGAGCGTAAACCATGAGCCACAAGCCGCCCCTTGAAGCCCATCCGCTTTATGGCCATATTTGCGGTTTGCGCATTACAAGGTTCAGTAGGCTTTCTGTCAGAAGGAAAAACATGTTCGCGGTGTCCGCTAATCGATTTAATCATAGACAGAATTTCCAGAGCCTGGGGAGACAAGGGAACCACATGGTCCCGGCTAGTTTTCATGCGTTCAGCCGGTATGTGCCATTGCTTTTTATCGAAATCGATTTCATCCCACCTAGTCCCTGCTGCTTCGCTAGGCCTGACCATGGTGTGTAGTTGCCACTCGATAAGCAAGCGAGTAACAATTTTGATGCTGGCATAGCTTAAAGCCTTCATAAACTCGGGAAGTTCTTCAGGCTTAAGCGCGGGTAGGTTTTTGGATTTAGGAGGTTGAAACGCTGCACCAATGCCCGATAGGCAATTGTGATCTATGTATCCGGTGTTTACCCCATAGATCATTACTTCGTTAAGATGACCTATAACTTTACTCAGGGTTTCTAATGTGCCGCGTGCTGCCAGAGGCTTTAAAACGCTAATAACTTCCGGAGCGGCCAGCTTCGTAATAGGCCTGTGTCCAAGCTTAGGAAACAGATGGTTATTAAAGTTACGCCATATACCGGCTGAAGTTGTATCGGCAACTCGGGTTTTCTTTAGTTCGAACCATTCAGCCGCAACATTCTTTAAAGTTTGACTGTTAGCCAGCAGAGCAAGCCTTTTATCTTCAGCTTTTTGCTCTACCGGGTCGATACCTTCGCCAAGAAGTTTCCTGGCCTCTTGTCGCATGTCTCGCGCTTGCTTGAGTGAAATGTCTGGGAACACGCCTAACCCCATGGTCGAGCGTTTACCTGTTGCAGGTTTTGTGTACTCAAAAATCCATTGTTTACTGCCGGTGGGCATTATCTTAATAGCCAGACCTCTGCCATCCCGTAGCTTGTAAGATTTGCTTTGAGGCTTAGCTCTTCGGATTTGAGTTGTATCCAGTGGCAATAGCTTTTTAGACATTAATGCGGTAGCAGCTTAAATAATGAACAATCGCTACCGCATAAACTACCGCATTAATTCTCAGATTTCAACAAATCCTGTGAAATCTCTTAGGACATAAAAAAACCGAAAACCCTTGTTAATAATAAGATTTTCGGCTCTTTTCGGTTCTCTTAGAACCATGTGATGGTGCGGATGGAGGGACTTGAACCCTCACGCCCTTTCGAGCACAGCGACCTCAACGCTGCCTGTCTACCAATTCCAGCACATCCGCAGGAATTGGATTAGTTTGGAACGTCAGACTCGTCGTTGTCGTCGCCAGTAGGAATATCCGTTGGTTCGATGCTCTGTGTTTGCTCGCCAGAACCTAAGTTATTCCACTCATCACCTTTCTTAGTAGCTTGAGCTGTCAGGTTACCTAAGAACAGGCTGATAATGAAAAACGTTGTTGCAAGAATTGCAGTCGTTTTTGTCATAAAGTTGCCTGAACCACTTGAACCAAAGATGGTCGCTGATGAGCCTGCGCCGAATGATGCACCCATATCGGCACCCTTACCTTGTTGGATTAAAATAAAACCAATCAAGATCAACGCAACAATTAAATAAACAACGATCAAAATCTCGTATAACATGAATGAATCCTTTATTCTGCCAGGCAGATTGTCTTAAACTCTTCTACTTTTAAACTCGCACCGCCAATCAGGCCACCGTCAATATCCGGTTGGGCAAATAATTCCTGGTAATTACCAGCGTTTACACTGCCACCATACAAAATCGCAACCTTATCTGCTGCGTCAGAATCTGTGGCAGCGATAAATTCGCGAATAAAGCGATGCGTTTGCTGAGCCATCTCAGCAGATGCTGTTTTTCCGGTTCCTATCGCCCAAACTGGCTCATAGGCGAAAACAACATCAGTTAATTCGTCATTATCTAAAGCAGATAATACCGGCGCCAACTGCTCAGACAAAACTTGTTCAGTTTGCCCTTGCTCGCGCTCGTCTTCGCTCTCACCAATACAAACGATTGGCGTAAGCCCTTGCGCTAAGGCTTGCTTAGCTTTGTCAGCCACCAAACCTGAGGTTTCAGCGAATAAGCTGCGACGCTCAGAATGGCCAACAATGACGTATTGTACCGACAAATCTTTCAGCATTAAAGCTGAAACTTCACCCGTCAATGCGCCCTTTAACTGCTCATTGATATTTTGCGCACCTACTGCAACTCGAGCGTTTGTGTTCGCTTGAGTTAATGCGCCTAAATAAGGAGCTGGCGGACAGATAATGACCTGTTGGTTTTCACTAATGCTAATGGTGTTTAACGCATCGGTCATTTCGTTAATTAACGAAACGTCCCCGTTCATTTTCCAGTTAGCGGCAACAATGGTTTTTCTGTGCATAATCGCTTCCCTAATTAAGTGGCGAGATATTAACGAACCTGTAATCAAGATACAAGCGAATAAATCACTTAGCCGTTTATTTGCTCAAAAGACAAACAATTTGTTTACATCCGTAATATCAGGAACAATAGCGCTGGTTAAACAGCGCGTACTCTATCGGCAATAGATTCAGCCAGAGATAGAACTTCCTCTTTTTCAGGCCCTTCAACCATGACTCTTACCAAAGGTTCCGTTCCAGATTTACGAAGTAAAACACGACCGCGACCGGCCAGTTCCTGCTCAACTACTTTTACCTGTTGTTGAACCGCTGTATCAGATAACGGATCGCTACCTTCAACAAAACGAACATTAACTAAAACCTGAGGTAGTTTTTGCATCCCCTGACGCAGCGTGAAAAGGTTGTTACCGGATTCCTGAATTGCCTGCAGCACGTTCAACGCGGCAACAATACCATCACCCGTGGAGGTACAATTTAGATTAATGATATGTCCGGAGTTTTCGGCACCAAGTTGCCATCCGTTAGCTTTGAGCTTTTCCATTACATAACGGTCGCCAACTTTGGCACGCTCAAATGGAATATCTAATTGCTTAAGAGCCAGTTCCAGCCCTATGTTACTCATCAAGGTGCCAACTACGCCGCCTTCCAGTTGACCGCGTTGTTGAGCCGCTTTGGCGATGATAAAGATAAGCTCATCACCATCGACAACATTACCCATGTGATCAACCATCATTAAACGATCGCCATCACCATCAAGAGCGATACCTAAATCAGCGCTTTCGTCCATAACCAGTTGGCTGATATTCGCCATAGACGTTGCACCGCATTCGTCGTTAATATTAATGCCATCAGGCTTGGTAGCATATTCAATTACTGTTGCACCCAATTCTCTGAATACGTTTGGCGCAATGTGATAGGTTGCACCATTGGCACAATCGACGACAATTTTCAGTCCCTTAAGAGATAGTGGTGTTGGAAAATTACTTTTACAAAACTCGATGTAGCGGCCAGCCGCATCGTTTATACGAACCGCCTTACCCAGTTTTGCAGATTCCACACAATCCATAGGTTCATCAATCATTTTTTCAATGGCAAGTTCAATATCATCCGGCAGCTTCTCACCGTCATTTGAAAAGAATTTAATGCCATTATCGTAGTATGGGTTATGGGAAGCGCTAATAACAATACCGGCTTCTGCACGGAAGGTTTTGGTTAAATAGGCTACGGCGGGTGTTGGCATTGGTCCCATTAAACCAATATCGATACCGGCAGCACTAAAACCCGCTTCCAATGCCGATTCCAGCATATAACCAGAAATTCGCGTATCTTTACCAATTAGTACTTTTTGGGTGCCACTGGTAGCAAGTACTTTACCCGCAGCCCAACCTAATTTCATCACAAATTCCGGAGAGATTGGGGCTTTACCCACTAAACCGCGTACCCCATCGGTACCGAAATATTTTCTAGAACTCACTTAACGACTCTCCCTTTGAGTTGCATTTAAAACCTTTATAGCGTCCACGGTTTCTTTGACATCGTGAACGCGGATTATTCCTGCGCCATTTATGGCGGCGATAACAGCAGCCGAAAGACTTCCAGCCAATCGCTCTTCGACTTCCCGATTCAGTAAATGACCAATCATCGACTTGCGAGAGATACCCGCCAGTATTGGTAAACCTAAATCTAATAA is drawn from Thalassotalea sp. PS06 and contains these coding sequences:
- a CDS encoding integrase domain-containing protein, which encodes MSKKLLPLDTTQIRRAKPQSKSYKLRDGRGLAIKIMPTGSKQWIFEYTKPATGKRSTMGLGVFPDISLKQARDMRQEARKLLGEGIDPVEQKAEDKRLALLANSQTLKNVAAEWFELKKTRVADTTSAGIWRNFNNHLFPKLGHRPITKLAAPEVISVLKPLAARGTLETLSKVIGHLNEVMIYGVNTGYIDHNCLSGIGAAFQPPKSKNLPALKPEELPEFMKALSYASIKIVTRLLIEWQLHTMVRPSEAAGTRWDEIDFDKKQWHIPAERMKTSRDHVVPLSPQALEILSMIKSISGHREHVFPSDRKPTEPCNAQTANMAIKRMGFKGRLVAHGLRSIASTTLNECGHDPEVIEAALAHVDGNEVRRAYNRADYLERRRVLMNWWSNYIEEAATGKKLNDKNIRPIMQQISMKRE
- a CDS encoding tyrosine-type recombinase/integrase, with product MKNYHSKNIRTTKDYLDFLQHAKGQNEASLDSVVAAIARFERYTNYKGFERFHFQQAIGFKRHLEQQLNPKTGKLLSKATINSQLRHLKRFFQWLSREPGYKSRIDYRDAEYFNLSEKSTRIANARREKPVPSLQQITHLLESMPINTGIEKRNRALLALTILTGARDSAIASLKLKHIDLNARKLTQDAREVKTKYSKSFNTYFFPVDDLAVEILSDWVQYLTDELLFGPDDPLFPKSLVTPNKHHRFEAVGLSREHWKTAGPIRDIFKTAFTNVNLPYFNPHSFRNTLVLLGEQVCKTPEEFKAWSQNLGHSKVLTSFSSYGTVPDYRQSEIMSCLSPNTGESESEQDMADVLERMASKLRSKGGSS
- a CDS encoding recombinase family protein, producing the protein MKLGYARVSTDEQSDNAQIDALEVAGCKRIYREKYSGKLKSRPELERMLDALRSGDIVVVQRLDRLGRSVKDLIELIESFKQKEVQFISLNESIDTTTASGELIFHMISAIAQFERRLIVERTNAGLAAARARGRKGGRKPKLSQKDIKQAKAMLLDPLVTKSEVAEHFGVSRPTLNKALS
- the tpiA gene encoding triose-phosphate isomerase produces the protein MHRKTIVAANWKMNGDVSLINEMTDALNTISISENQQVIICPPAPYLGALTQANTNARVAVGAQNINEQLKGALTGEVSALMLKDLSVQYVIVGHSERRSLFAETSGLVADKAKQALAQGLTPIVCIGESEDEREQGQTEQVLSEQLAPVLSALDNDELTDVVFAYEPVWAIGTGKTASAEMAQQTHRFIREFIAATDSDAADKVAILYGGSVNAGNYQELFAQPDIDGGLIGGASLKVEEFKTICLAE
- the secG gene encoding preprotein translocase subunit SecG, with translation MLYEILIVVYLIVALILIGFILIQQGKGADMGASFGAGSSATIFGSSGSGNFMTKTTAILATTFFIISLFLGNLTAQATKKGDEWNNLGSGEQTQSIEPTDIPTGDDNDESDVPN
- a CDS encoding helix-turn-helix domain-containing protein, with protein sequence MPKRLNPNRIKKYRSYTIQEAAYTLDIHKNTVARWIKYDGLPIVDNKRPYLIRGTDLKTFIRNRNTEHKKPCGLGEFFCCKCRQSRSSSQVFVEVYPTDNRTGVITGFCNVCSTKANKFINQQQFKQLKSKLGSILPMGEIHIDGGADPRVNGAFKDGE
- a CDS encoding AlpA family transcriptional regulator, with translation MAHKILRLPEVIQKTGLSRSSIYLRINNGEFPKSISLGGRGRAVGWVESDIDNWVADCIERSQGDDGNA
- the glmM gene encoding phosphoglucosamine mutase — translated: MSSRKYFGTDGVRGLVGKAPISPEFVMKLGWAAGKVLATSGTQKVLIGKDTRISGYMLESALEAGFSAAGIDIGLMGPMPTPAVAYLTKTFRAEAGIVISASHNPYYDNGIKFFSNDGEKLPDDIELAIEKMIDEPMDCVESAKLGKAVRINDAAGRYIEFCKSNFPTPLSLKGLKIVVDCANGATYHIAPNVFRELGATVIEYATKPDGININDECGATSMANISQLVMDESADLGIALDGDGDRLMMVDHMGNVVDGDELIFIIAKAAQQRGQLEGGVVGTLMSNIGLELALKQLDIPFERAKVGDRYVMEKLKANGWQLGAENSGHIINLNCTSTGDGIVAALNVLQAIQESGNNLFTLRQGMQKLPQVLVNVRFVEGSDPLSDTAVQQQVKVVEQELAGRGRVLLRKSGTEPLVRVMVEGPEKEEVLSLAESIADRVRAV